The sequence below is a genomic window from Clostridium putrefaciens.
TATATAAAAGGCTTAGATAAAAATAAACTTATGCTAATATTTCCACCTTTCATTTTAGCCGTGAATATTTTAGAGGCTGTATATCGTGACTTTCAATGTTTCAATATTCAAGGTGTTGAACACGGTCTAATCATGATTGGTGGTCCTTGGAATATAATTAACGGTATCGCAGGTATTTTAAGTATAATTACACTCACAGGTTGGTCTACAATTTTCATTTCAAAAAACAAAGGGAAAGATATGATTTGGCCAGATCAGCTATGGTTTTGGATTATAGCCTATGACTTATGGAATTTCTCCTACATTTATAACTGTATTTCAGATCGCTCATTTTATGTAGGCTTTATTCTACTTCTATCCTGTACAATTCCTGCCTTTTTTGTAAAAAAAGGTGCATGGCTACAACATCGTGCTCAAACCTTAGCATTATATGCAATGTTTTCTCTTACAATACCAACTTTTGCTGATTCATCTATGTTCGCAGTAAAATCTTCGCATAATAGGAATGCCTTACTTTTTATTAGTATTTTGTCTTTAGTCGCAAATGCAGGCATCTTAATTTATGAAATTAAACGCATAAAACAATATAGATTAAACCCATTAAAGGATGACATATATTCTGATTTAAAAGCATATAAAGATGTCATTTCTGAAAATAAATAATATTTTTATACCTATTTAAGATAAAGAGGACTTTGTTTATATGTTTTAAAACAAAGTCTTCTTTCATTTAAACATATAAACTTCTCATGTTTTCAATGGCACTTTTTATTTCTTCTCTAAATTCTATTGGTTCTATAACTTCTACAGCACTGCCTTGACTTAAAATCCACATCTTTATGCCTGTACCAAACATCTCAGTTTCTATCATATACTCTCCTTGATTTTCTTCTAAAACCTTGGCATTTGGTAGCCTATCTAAGACAGCTTCTAAAGAATTACCAGTGAATTTAAATCGTATCTTTTGAAGATTACCTGTTTGCATAAATTGTATAAGCCTTCTAAACTTTCCATCCTCAAATCTACTACTATATTCTATAGGAAATTTTCTATTCGCATTAGAAAAGCTTCCTATTCTATCTACCCTATAAATGGTTGGAAACTTATATTCCATACCCTCTATAAGTGCAGCTAAGTAAAAGTAGTATTCTGAAAACATTATGCTTAATGGTTTAATATTTCTCTTAGTTGCTTCACTTTCTAATTTACCATGCTTACTTAATTTAAAGTACTCTATTTCAATTATATCCTGATTATTAATAGCAATGCTAAGTTCCCATAACTTATCTATTAAAGGCTTACCATGGCCCGTAGGAACATAATTGAATAGCTCATTTGCTATGATATTTTCCACTATATCCTTATCCTTAAGGAACCGACTACATACAAGCTTATTTACAACCTTTTCCATTTCTTCTTTAGAAAATCCTTTGCTTTCAAGAAGCACTTTGCATATTGATAAGATATCCTTTTCATCTAAAATCTTTGTATCTTTATATTCTATCTCATAAACGCTCTTTTTTCTGTTGTAGATTATCTTATTGTCTATGTACTCTTCTTCAAAATAGTTGTTTAAATCCTTTATATATCTAGTTACAGTTCTTTCACTTACATTAAACTTATCTATAATATATCCTTTAGTAAATCCTTCATTATTCTTTACTTTGCTATACATATGCAATAGCACTGACGATTTAAACCTTTCCATAATCACCGTTCCTTCTTATTTAAATCATTACTATATATTAATTAGATTTCTTATTACTATATATAACTTTATTACTATACATACTCTTATCGGCATTATGCAGTAACTCTTTAATACTTAATGGACTTTCACTACTATATTCCGAAAATCCATAGCTTAAACTAATATTATAGTTATAGTAAGTTTCTTTGTTCAATTTATTTATCTGTTCATCAATCCCACTCCACAGTTTGTTAGCATCATCTATTTTAGTATTACAAAATACTATAACAAATTCATCTCCACCAATTCTCATTAAAATATCAGTTTTCCTTATAGACTCTTTTAAAGTTTTACCTACATCTTTTAGGACCTTGTCTCCCTTTGTATGTCCAAAATTATCATTTATATACTTAAATCCATCAATATCTACAAAACATATAGTTATGCTTGTACCGTTAATTTTGGATATTTCTATTTCTTTTTCGAGCAAACTTAAACCTGCTCTTCTATTTAGTAGTTCTGTTACAGCATCTCTACTCGCATAATATAAACTTTCCTTAAGCTTTTCCTCAAGTTCTAATATAATTTCATCTTTTGCTTTTATAGATTTCAAAAGTAACTTTATGTCCATATGCTCATAATTCATATTCCTAGCCTCCAAATCCATTATTGTAATATTATGTTATTACCATAATACAACTTCTAATATGACAAGGACTGTCCTTTTAAAAATATACCCTATAAAGAAGATTAGTTTATTATCTACTCTATAGGGTATATCTTATGCTTTAATATTTATTATTTATTTTCTTCTACCACTTGTTTGTATGCTTTTGGATCGTGAGTAGTAGGTACTGGAGCTATACGATCCACAAATGATGGAACTGTCATAACAAACATAATCCATAGTCCAAGGGTTTGTGCTCTATGTTGTAACCATGCTCCCTTTTTGATGAAAAAGGCTGGTATAGTACAAGAAAGTAGCAACGCTAAACCACAGTAAAATGAATGGTCCGCTATACAATTATAAGTATAGGCAAAGTTCCATAAATCGTAAGCTATTATCCAAGGCCATATCATATCTTTTGTTTTATCTTTAGAAACAAAAATACCTACCCAACCACAAATAGCTATGATATTAAGTATTCCTGCTATACCATTCATAATATTCCAAGGACCTGACATCACCCAAAGATTGTCCA
It includes:
- a CDS encoding DUF5692 family protein, yielding MFLFDKIPWYSALIALILLAVLILINEVTRKNKLCSISIYIILPIVLTFVVWPKTAGAGTSVGYWFPWVKVYSSLAGVIGFMALRYIKGLDKNKLMLIFPPFILAVNILEAVYRDFQCFNIQGVEHGLIMIGGPWNIINGIAGILSIITLTGWSTIFISKNKGKDMIWPDQLWFWIIAYDLWNFSYIYNCISDRSFYVGFILLLSCTIPAFFVKKGAWLQHRAQTLALYAMFSLTIPTFADSSMFAVKSSHNRNALLFISILSLVANAGILIYEIKRIKQYRLNPLKDDIYSDLKAYKDVISENK
- a CDS encoding helix-turn-helix transcriptional regulator translates to MERFKSSVLLHMYSKVKNNEGFTKGYIIDKFNVSERTVTRYIKDLNNYFEEEYIDNKIIYNRKKSVYEIEYKDTKILDEKDILSICKVLLESKGFSKEEMEKVVNKLVCSRFLKDKDIVENIIANELFNYVPTGHGKPLIDKLWELSIAINNQDIIEIEYFKLSKHGKLESEATKRNIKPLSIMFSEYYFYLAALIEGMEYKFPTIYRVDRIGSFSNANRKFPIEYSSRFEDGKFRRLIQFMQTGNLQKIRFKFTGNSLEAVLDRLPNAKVLEENQGEYMIETEMFGTGIKMWILSQGSAVEVIEPIEFREEIKSAIENMRSLYV
- a CDS encoding GGDEF domain-containing protein → MNYEHMDIKLLLKSIKAKDEIILELEEKLKESLYYASRDAVTELLNRRAGLSLLEKEIEISKINGTSITICFVDIDGFKYINDNFGHTKGDKVLKDVGKTLKESIRKTDILMRIGGDEFVIVFCNTKIDDANKLWSGIDEQINKLNKETYYNYNISLSYGFSEYSSESPLSIKELLHNADKSMYSNKVIYSNKKSN